CATCCTTTCTATATATTTTTATCTATATTGTTGTCTATATATTTTCTGTTGTTGTATTTTGAAATATTGGTCAGAACCAGATTATAAATACATAGTTCTGCTAATTGAAATTTAATTTATAGTGAAATAATGCAGCTAAATATGCAATACTTCCAACATTCTACATGCATGCCCAAATAAATTTAAGCCGTCGAAAAATCACAAATAGCTACGGATATAATTTAAGAGTATAGAAGAAAAGCGGCTTCAAATCAAAACGCTTTGAAGCCGCTGATAAACAAGATTTAACTATGCCACTGGATGTACAGAGCACTGTTTTTTATCTCTGCCTTTTCTTTCGAAACGTACTACACCATCTACTAATGCAAATAATGTATCATCTCCACCGCGTCCTACATTAACGCCTGGATGAATCTTTGTACCACGCTGTCTGTAAAGAATATTACCAGCTTTTACAAATTGTCCGTCTGCTCTTTTCGCACCAAGTCTCTTGGACTCAGAATCACGTCCGTTCTTTGTGGAACCAACACCTTTCTTATGTGCGAAGAATTGAAGGTTCATTTTCATCATAGTCGTTACACCTCCCTTGTTATAACTTTTAACCAGATATCATACTGTTCTTCAATAGAATGAACTCCAAGATCAAAGGAATTCATCAACAACAATGCTTTGTCGCTGAGAGGATTCTTAAAAGTAACCTGAACAAGTCCAAGTTCTTCCTGTTCTGTCACCTCAAACTCATCATCAGTAAACATATCAAGACTGTTTACCAGATTAATTGTCAGTACAGATACAGAACAGCAGACTAAATCTGCTCCCTCTTCTACACTGTCAGCATGACCAATTACCTGAAATCCTTTATACTGATTCTCAGGCTTTTTGTAGATAGTAATCTGAATCATATCTCTACCAGTTTTTGTTTAACAAACTGTCTCGTCTGTTTCTGCTCACTTAACCTTAATTAAGCATTAATTTTTTCAATCTTAACTTTAGTATAAGGCTGTCTGTGACCCTGTTTTTTGTGGTAGCCTGTTTTTCTCTTGTACTTGTAAACGATAACTTTTTTATCTTTACCGTCTTCAACTACAGAAGCTTCTACTGTTGCACCTGCAACAACAGGATCTCCCACCTTAGTCTCTTCTCCGCCTACAACTAAAACCTGGTCAAATGTATAAGCAGATCCAGCTTCAACACCAAGCTTTTCAACTTTGATTACGTCGCCTTCGCTTACTTTATACTGTTTACCACCTGTTGCAATAATAGCGTACATATGGCACCTCCTAATAATTACTCGCCAGTTTTGGTGTTCTGTTATGAAACTTATACCGAACTGTGCGGCATACGGCTATTATAATAACAGCCATTCGATATAATGTCAAGTGTTTTTTATAAAAACTCTTTAAAAAACTCTTTGAAAATTTTTTAGTTTTTTTGCATTTTCCTGCAAACAGTTATTTGTTCCAAAAGAGGCCTTCTGACTTTACTCCGGGTCATCTCTACAAGATTTAATGCAGTCATATCTACAACATTACAGTGTATCCTGTCTTTTCTACATTCATTCTCTAATAAAAGTAGTAATTTTTCTTTCTGTTTTTCGTCTTTCATATTGATAAAATCAATCATAATGATACCGGAAATATTCCTCAGGCGGATCTGTCTTGCGATTTCTTTCGCGGCTTCACGATTTATTTGATAAAATAAAGTATCTTCCTGACGTTTTTTCTTTAACACACTTCCGGTATTTACATCAATTACAGTCATTGCCTCTGTATGTTCAATTACAAGACTTGCTCCGGATTTTAGCCATATATATTTGCCATAAGCTTCTTCATAATAATGAGCAAAACGATACAGGTTATAAAGGGAATAGGTATCTTCATAAAAAGTAACAGATATTTCATCAAAAGAAGTATCCTTTTTATAATACTCCTGCAATTCTTCATATATTTCCTTACTGTCTGTCAAAATCTCATCTAAGGCTTTTGCCGGCAGTTCTTTCCCAAGAGTAATATAATACGGCGGTTCTTTGTATAAAAGAGTCTTTCCCACAGCAATCTTCGCTTTTCTCATCAGCTCCTGATAGCGTTGCTGTAATACTTTTAACTCTTCTGTCAGTATTTCTTCTGCAATCCCTGCTGCATTCGTACGTACAATGATGCCGTAGTCTTCATCTGTATATTTTTTTGCAAGGGAATCTAATCTCTCTCTTTCCTCTTTCTTTCGAATTTTTTTTGAAATACCGATACGTTTTTCTGTAAGAGTAAAAACAAAATATTTGCCATCCAGACTAACGTTTCCTGTGCATACCGGCAGTTTTGTCTTAACAGCATCTTTCGTAATCTGCACTAAAATAATATCTCCGCCGTAAAGCTTATTTTCATGTCCAGGAGATAACTTTATCGGCTGTTCTCCAGATAAGGAATAATAACATTTCTGTCCCTCGCCTATTTCTAAAAAAGCTCCCTGAATTCCTTCCGCAATACGTTCTACTCTGGCTGCATAAATATTTCCAAGAAGACTTTCCTGTTCCTTTGGCTCACAATAAAGTTCTTCCGGAATACCATCCTGAAAATATCCATAACAGATGACTCCTTCTTTTTCTGATATGACTAACTTATTTTTTTTCATTTCCATATATGATAACCTCAATTTAATCTTCTGGCTGAAAAAAGACCGATGAACTTCTTCACCGGCCTTTTTATATAATTATATTAAATATATACTTTAATCTTTCGATACTTCACACCATGTGCAGATGCCTGACGATGACTGGAATAATAGACATCAATCCTTTTTCCTTTGATTGCTCCTCCAGTATCTTCTGCTGTATAGATAATCTTACCAATCTTAACCTTCGTTCCTAAAGGAATTAATCGCTTATCTACTGCAATCGTATGCTTTGCTCTTGGTCTTTTCCCACTGGCAGTCATACAGCCTGCCCACTTTCCTGCACAACTTCTACAGTTACAGTAACCGGTTGTGCGGACACGCATTGTTATGTAATTCTTAACAGTAACAACACTTTGTGCACAAATGTTTGTTCCGGCAATCCTTGCTGTAATAACTGCAGTACCTTTATCTTTTGCGGTAACCTGTCCGTTACGCTTTACCGTTGCAACTCTTTTCTTACTGGAAGTCCAGATTATCTTCTTTGAGCGGCTGTTAGATATGTTCACTCTTAACTTAATCTTATCGCCCCGCTCTACAACGGAACCCACTTTATTCAATCGTATCGACGCCTGTGGCTGAACACTTAACTGTGTATTGTTCGAATTAATCTGTTGTGCAGAAACCTTCTGCGGGAAAAGGCAGAGAAAGCTTAACATAAAAATGAATGCTGCGATGATGTTATACTGTTTACACTTCATAATAGACCTCCTTTTCGTCTTTCAATTTCTATTACGAAATGTATTATAAC
This Anaerobutyricum hallii DNA region includes the following protein-coding sequences:
- the rpmA gene encoding 50S ribosomal protein L27, with the translated sequence MMKMNLQFFAHKKGVGSTKNGRDSESKRLGAKRADGQFVKAGNILYRQRGTKIHPGVNVGRGGDDTLFALVDGVVRFERKGRDKKQCSVHPVA
- a CDS encoding ribosomal-processing cysteine protease Prp; its protein translation is MIQITIYKKPENQYKGFQVIGHADSVEEGADLVCCSVSVLTINLVNSLDMFTDDEFEVTEQEELGLVQVTFKNPLSDKALLLMNSFDLGVHSIEEQYDIWLKVITREV
- the rplU gene encoding 50S ribosomal protein L21 is translated as MYAIIATGGKQYKVSEGDVIKVEKLGVEAGSAYTFDQVLVVGGEETKVGDPVVAGATVEASVVEDGKDKKVIVYKYKRKTGYHKKQGHRQPYTKVKIEKINA
- a CDS encoding ribonuclease E/G — protein: MEMKKNKLVISEKEGVICYGYFQDGIPEELYCEPKEQESLLGNIYAARVERIAEGIQGAFLEIGEGQKCYYSLSGEQPIKLSPGHENKLYGGDIILVQITKDAVKTKLPVCTGNVSLDGKYFVFTLTEKRIGISKKIRKKEERERLDSLAKKYTDEDYGIIVRTNAAGIAEEILTEELKVLQQRYQELMRKAKIAVGKTLLYKEPPYYITLGKELPAKALDEILTDSKEIYEELQEYYKKDTSFDEISVTFYEDTYSLYNLYRFAHYYEEAYGKYIWLKSGASLVIEHTEAMTVIDVNTGSVLKKKRQEDTLFYQINREAAKEIARQIRLRNISGIIMIDFINMKDEKQKEKLLLLLENECRKDRIHCNVVDMTALNLVEMTRSKVRRPLLEQITVCRKMQKN
- a CDS encoding 3D domain-containing protein, which codes for MKCKQYNIIAAFIFMLSFLCLFPQKVSAQQINSNNTQLSVQPQASIRLNKVGSVVERGDKIKLRVNISNSRSKKIIWTSSKKRVATVKRNGQVTAKDKGTAVITARIAGTNICAQSVVTVKNYITMRVRTTGYCNCRSCAGKWAGCMTASGKRPRAKHTIAVDKRLIPLGTKVKIGKIIYTAEDTGGAIKGKRIDVYYSSHRQASAHGVKYRKIKVYI